The window CGGCGTGTAGCCGGTCAGCCAGCGGATGACCTGGTCGAGTTCCGCCTGCGTGCGGCCCTTGGCTTCCACCTTCTTGAGATACATCGGATAGAGCTTGGGCCATTGGATGGCGAACACTTTTTCGAGCTTCATCGCAACCTCACAGCTTTGAGAAGCGGATCGCTCAGTCCAGCGCCCGCACGTACAGCGCCTTGCCGCCGGTCGCCGCAGTCCCACGCTCTTCCACCTTGAAGTGGCGCGGATGCTGGCGCAGCAGGTCGCTGAGCTTTTTCTGCCCATACAACCGCGGGTCGAAATCGGGCCGGACCTTGTTGAGGTAACTGCCCATCGTGCCCAAGTGCGCCCAGCCCTCGTCGTCGGAGGCTTCCTCGATGGCCTGGCGGATCAGCTCCAGCGGCAACGGCAGCGGACCGGCGGGCTTCGGTGCAGGCACCGGCGGCGCTTGTACAACCTCGGGCTTGCCCTGCCCCTGCGCCGTCTTGGCGGCGGCTTTCTTCGCCGTTTTTTGCGCCGGCTTCGCGGGTGTCGATGCGGCTTCGTCGGCGCGCAACACTTCGGTGTAGACAAACTTGTCGCAGGCCTGCACGAAGGCATCCGGGGTCTTGCGCTCGCCGAAGCCGTAGACCGTCAGCCCCTCCTCGCGCAGCCGCTGTGCCAGGCGGGTGAAATCGCTGTCGCTGGTGACCAGGCACATGCCGTCGAAGCGGCCGGTGTACATCAGGTCCATCGCATCGATGATCAGCGAACTGTCGGTGGCGTTCTTGCCCACCGTGTAGGCGAACTGCTGCACCGGGCTGATCGAATGCTTGAGCAGCACCTTCTTCCACTGCCCCAGCTGCTGCGAGGTGAAGTCGCCATAGATGCGCTTCACGCTGGCCAGCCCGTACTTGGCCACCTCCGCCAGCAAGCCCTCGATCACCGAGGCCTGCGCGTTGTCCGCATCGATGAGCACCGCGAGGCGGCGCTGACCATCCTCATGCGATGGCTTGGGGCGGATGGTCATGGCGGGCTCCGAAGGCGTGGTGGCGTCAGGACTGATTGAACCACGGTCGCCCGCGAAGCCCGAGACCCTGATGCACGGCGCCCAGGGGTCGCTATCGGTGCAGTAATGGCGCGGCGAGGGCCTGCAAGGCCAGACGCAGCTGCGCATCGGGCGGCAAGTCAACCGGCAGCATCGTGACGTCTGCTTCGTCGACGGGCGCTTCCAGCGTGGCGAACTGGCTGTCCAGCAGCGACACCGGCATGTAATGGCCACGGCGCTGGCGCATGCGTTCGGCGATCAGCGGCGCTTCGCCCTGCAGGAACAGGAAGCGCAATGGCACGCCCGCCGCGCGCAATGCATCGCGATGCTGGCGGCGCAATCCGGAGAAGGCCAGGGTCACGCGCGCGCCGTCGGCCACGCCGCGTTGCAGCGCGTCGGCGATGCGCGCCACCCACGGCTGGCGCAGCGCGTCGGTCAGGGGCTGGCCGCTGGCCATCAACGCCCGGGCCTCGACGCTGTGGAAATCGTCGGCGTCGAGGAAGCTTGCGCCCCATGCGTCGGCCAGCGCGCTCGCCAGCGTGGTCTTGCCGCTGCCGGACACGCCCATCACCACGGCGACGCGCACGTCGCTCATGCCGGCCCCGCTTCGATCGGCAGCTCCACCCGCACCTGGTATCGACGCCCGGCCTCGACGCCGCTGAAGGCATCGCCTTCCAGCCATCGTGCATCGACCGAGACTCGCGTACCGGTGAGGCCGGCGATACGCTCGATCTCCACGTCGAACTCGGCGCCGCGGAACCGCCGCCATGCCCGCGCGCGCGGCCAATGCGACGGCAGTTGCGGGGCGATGCGCAATACGTCCCCATCGCCGCGCAGGCCGAACAGTTCTTCCACCAGGCAGCGATACAACCACGTCGCGGTGCCGGTATTGAACAGCTGGCTGGAGCGGCCGGCGGTGCGCGGGTGCAGCCGCCACGCGCCGCGATAGTAGTTGGGGACGAACACCGGCAACTGTCCGCGCTGCAGGCAATCCTCGATGTCGGGGCCGGGGAGCATCGCGCGCAGCACGCACCAGGCGCGATCCGCTTCGCCCACCTTGTAGAGGCTGTGCAGGTAGAAGGCCGCGGCGTGGTTGTAGACAGCGCCGTTCTCGGCCGATCCGGGGAATTTCTGGGCCAGCCGGCCGATGTCTTCGCGCATGCCCGTGTACGGCGGGTCGAGCATGGCCACGCCGTGCGGCGACACCAGCCGTGCGTCGATCGCCGCCAACAGCCGGGCGCGCCGCGGCGGGTCTGCCGCGCCGCTGAGCATGGCCCAGCTTTGCGGGTTGAGGTAGATGCTGCCTTCGGCGTCGGCGCGCACGCCGAACACCACGCCGTCGTCGGTGATGCCGCGGCCGTACCAGTCGCCGTCCCACAGGTGCGCGTTGACCGCGCTGTTGAGCGCGTCGGCGCCGGCCTCGAAGCGCATGGCCTGTGCGGCACGCCCGCGGCGCGTGCAGACCGCGGCCCACAGGCGCAGTGCATGCGCGCTGGCCAGCGACAGCCAGCCCGACACACCGCGGCCCTTCCAGCCAACCATGTTCATCGGATCGCACCAGTCGCCCTGGGCGATGTAACTCAGCCCGCGTGCGTCGCGCGCCTGCAGCAGCCAGTCCATCGCTGCGTCGATCCGTTCCGCGACGCTGCCCGCGCTGCCCTCGCGGTCCGTCACCAACACATCGAGGAGGGCGTCGTCGCCGGTTTCGTCCAGATAGGCCTGCAGGCACACCGGCAGCCAGACGCAATGGTCGGCGTGCGGCACCTGGTTGATGTATTTCAGCTCCGCGCCTTCGACCAGCAGGATACCGTCGGGCATCGCACCGCTGGGCTCCTGCTGCGACAACGCATGCAGGAACGCGGCGCGCGCGGTGTGCGGCCGCAGGTAGGCCATGCCCATGTGGTCCTGCAGGTAATTGCGGGTCTGCGGATCGGTACTCAGGCGGTTGCTGTCGCCGTGGTAGTACACCTGTCGCGGCAGCCAGTGGTTGGCGAAATCGTCCAGCCACGGATCGGGCGTTTCGATGCGCAGGCAGCCGCGACCCTCGTCCAGGTAACCCGCACACGCGTCCCCTGCCGCGGAAAATCCTTCCGCTGAAAGATGCCGCGCACGCAGTGTCGCAATCTCGCTATCGTCGCGGGCCGGGCCGAAAACGAAGCGGTAGGTTTCCTCGTCTTCCGCTGCCAAGGCGAGCCGATACTGCAGCACCGCGGTCGGTGTCTCGTACAGCGCATCACCGCCCGCGAGCCGCTCGCGCGCAACGATGGCGGCCGGCGCGTGCAATCCGCTCTCGCCTTCGAACCCGGCCTGGTTCGCTTCCCAGGCATCGGGCTGACGCTCGTGCAGCAGTACGGTCCGGTCCTTGAAGTCGCGCTGGCGGAAATGGTCGGCCACCTTCTGGTACGGGGTGACGCTGTCGCAGACGATCCCGCCCAGGTCCGCGCGATAGCCACCGGACTGGTTCATCCATGACATGTAGCCGACCGGGAAGTACGGGTACAGGCTGATCCGGCGCGCACGACCGGAGCGGTTGCGCACGCGCACGCTCCAGAGTTCGGCCACGTCCTCCAGCGGCAAGCGCACCGACATCTCCAGCTCGATACCGTCGCACTGCACCGTCCACGACACGTCGCCCAAGCCGACCGAAAACGCGAACACATCCGGCATGCGATTCACCGGCGCGTGCGGTGCGGAAAACAGCAGGCCGCTGTCTTCATCCTTGACGTAGCAGAAGCGGCCGGGGTGGTGCGCGTAGTACGGCTGCTCCGGCTGCATGAAGCTCTTGGCTTCCAATGTCGGGGCATGCGCGTACCTGGCCGGCTCGGGCTGCATGAACTGCGCGGTGGCGTAGCCGCGGCAGTTCAGCTGCAGCAGCATCCGCCGGTTCCAAAGGAAGGTGGAGGC of the Thermomonas carbonis genome contains:
- a CDS encoding NYN domain-containing protein, translated to MTIRPKPSHEDGQRRLAVLIDADNAQASVIEGLLAEVAKYGLASVKRIYGDFTSQQLGQWKKVLLKHSISPVQQFAYTVGKNATDSSLIIDAMDLMYTGRFDGMCLVTSDSDFTRLAQRLREEGLTVYGFGERKTPDAFVQACDKFVYTEVLRADEAASTPAKPAQKTAKKAAAKTAQGQGKPEVVQAPPVPAPKPAGPLPLPLELIRQAIEEASDDEGWAHLGTMGSYLNKVRPDFDPRLYGQKKLSDLLRQHPRHFKVEERGTAATGGKALYVRALD
- a CDS encoding gluconokinase, translating into MSDVRVAVVMGVSGSGKTTLASALADAWGASFLDADDFHSVEARALMASGQPLTDALRQPWVARIADALQRGVADGARVTLAFSGLRRQHRDALRAAGVPLRFLFLQGEAPLIAERMRQRRGHYMPVSLLDSQFATLEAPVDEADVTMLPVDLPPDAQLRLALQALAAPLLHR
- a CDS encoding GH36-type glycosyl hydrolase domain-containing protein, with protein sequence MSRGFDAAFPDGFAYGFQEQGRRFVLASPTAMPQASTFLWNRRMLLQLNCRGYATAQFMQPEPARYAHAPTLEAKSFMQPEQPYYAHHPGRFCYVKDEDSGLLFSAPHAPVNRMPDVFAFSVGLGDVSWTVQCDGIELEMSVRLPLEDVAELWSVRVRNRSGRARRISLYPYFPVGYMSWMNQSGGYRADLGGIVCDSVTPYQKVADHFRQRDFKDRTVLLHERQPDAWEANQAGFEGESGLHAPAAIVARERLAGGDALYETPTAVLQYRLALAAEDEETYRFVFGPARDDSEIATLRARHLSAEGFSAAGDACAGYLDEGRGCLRIETPDPWLDDFANHWLPRQVYYHGDSNRLSTDPQTRNYLQDHMGMAYLRPHTARAAFLHALSQQEPSGAMPDGILLVEGAELKYINQVPHADHCVWLPVCLQAYLDETGDDALLDVLVTDREGSAGSVAERIDAAMDWLLQARDARGLSYIAQGDWCDPMNMVGWKGRGVSGWLSLASAHALRLWAAVCTRRGRAAQAMRFEAGADALNSAVNAHLWDGDWYGRGITDDGVVFGVRADAEGSIYLNPQSWAMLSGAADPPRRARLLAAIDARLVSPHGVAMLDPPYTGMREDIGRLAQKFPGSAENGAVYNHAAAFYLHSLYKVGEADRAWCVLRAMLPGPDIEDCLQRGQLPVFVPNYYRGAWRLHPRTAGRSSQLFNTGTATWLYRCLVEELFGLRGDGDVLRIAPQLPSHWPRARAWRRFRGAEFDVEIERIAGLTGTRVSVDARWLEGDAFSGVEAGRRYQVRVELPIEAGPA